In Corvus moneduloides isolate bCorMon1 chromosome 6, bCorMon1.pri, whole genome shotgun sequence, the sequence CAAGCACAAGTGCAATTTTTGAACATCTTTTTCATGAAATGATTTTTGATTGTCAGCAAATTCGCTAACATAAGCGTGGCAATTATTTTGGTGAACCCAAGAAGTTAAATCATGGAAGGCATCTACAGCAATGGCTGAATTGTTCTCTTCTGGGGACTGGCAAATTGTACATCCAATGAAGTAgtaatgaaattattaaatgtGTCTTGGATGTATGAACTGTTAGATCATTTTCTCACCCATCAGAGTAGGTATATGTTAATGTGTGAAAAATATATGGTGGTAGTTTAAACTGTCTCCAAAATTTCTGGAGAAAagttaatttggtttttttttggggtctTGTGGTACTAGATCTACATGTGCCCTGAAGGAGTAGAAGAGAGAAGAGCAAGGGTTTCTGTTTGGTTGTTATGGGACtgtttttatggttttggtggggttgttttgttttgttctgttttttgtggaggtttttttttttctttctttgctgttcaAGCTGTTTACATTAGTGCAAAACCTGGTGTGGACATTCATTTTTTCAGTGGTGTGGTTTAAGATTGATATGTCCTTTTTGAATCTTGGACTGAAACTTAGGAAACCTCTcctaaacagaagaaaataattcttaaacAGACAGTGTTTTCCCATGGGGGTTTGCATCATTGAAATAAATATAGTAGGTTTTTCTGGTATATATACCTTGGGTATcaacaaaaacagaaaagctggagttttggtttgggatttttccccttcccatttCAATACATAGCTTAGAATAATTGAGGTTTTGAAAATCTCAAACATTGCCTTAGCTACATCTTAATAGAGGATAACTTTGTTTGATGTCCTGGACATAAAGATTGTTCTTAAACTTTACTTTCAGATAACCTCTTTGTCAGCAATCAGAATGGATACTACTGTCACTCTCAGACTAGCTTGGATAGAACCCCTCATGACTACAGTGGTCGGATCCGCAATGGGAGTGTCTATAGTGCACACAGCACAAACTCCTTGAACAATCCACAGCATTATTTGCAGCCGTCCCCCATGTCCTCTAATCCAAGCATTACTGGAAGTGATGTCCTCAGAACTGATTATGTCCCATCACACAGACACAGTGCACTAATACCACCTTCTTATCGTCCCACGCCAGACTATGAGACTGTGATGAGACAGCTCAACAGGGGGATGGTGCATACAGATAGGCAGAGTCATTCAATGAGAAATCTTAACATCAGCAACTCATATGCTTACAGCAGGCCTGATGCCTTAGTTTACAGTCAGCCTGAAATTCGAGAACATGCCCACTTTGCTGCCCCACAGTCTAACCATTATCCATTTAACCTGAACTACAGCTTTCATAGCCAATCCCCCTATCCCTATCCCGCTGAAAAGCGCCCAGTTGTTGGGGCAGTCAGTGTGCCTGAGTTGACAaatgtgcagctccaggctcaggATTATCCAGCACCAAATATAATGAAGACTCAAGTCTATCGACCACCTCCCCCATACCCATACCCAAGACCTGCAAATAGTACTCCAGACCTTTCACGACATATCTacatcagcagcagcaatccAGATCTCATCACAAGGAGAGTGCACCATTCTGTCCAGACATTTCAGGAAGACAGCCTGCCTGTGGCACATTCTCTTCAGGAGGTCAGTGAACCTCTAACATCAGCACGCCatgctcagctgcagaaaaggaaCAGTATTGAAATAGCAGGCTTGACTCCCAGCTTTGAAGGAATAAGAATTAAAGAGAGGACCATGTCAGCTTCTGCAGCAGATGTGGCTCTTCCAAGAGTTATCTCAGAAGGGTCACAGCCCAACATTCTGCTGGAGAGAACGAAGCAAAAAGAAGGTGAGCAAGAAGAATGCGTGAACTGTGATCACAAGAAAACCCTTTCAGATGCCACTATGCTGATTCACAGTagtgaggaagaagaagaattTGAAGAAGAGAACAAGGCCAGTACAagtctttctcctcttcctgaaGATCAAACCCAACTTTCATCTGTTATGGGAGGTTATTCTCATGATTCAGTACTAAACTACCCTTATAGCTCTGTTGCTTCATCTGCTGGCCCTTTGCATATTCTTGAGCCTAAATTACATATtacagaggcagaaaagagaatgaaagatATGAGCCCTGTTCATTTACTAGTAGAAAGCCAGGTACAGAGAAGAGGGGAAGGACTGCTTACTCCATCTATGTCAGAATCTGATCTTACAACATCAGGGAGATACAGAGTAAGGAAAGATTCAGTAAAGAAGAGACCTGTGTCCGATCTTTTGTCTGGGAAGAAGAATATTGTGGAAGGCCTTCCCCCTCTAGGTGTAAGTGGATACTATTTCTCTTGTTTCGGGTTGTCTGTAGCAGTTgattgggatttttgtttgagatttgGGGTTCTTTTAATCAACCtgagatgcttttaaaatatattaattaaaagCTACCTTAAGCTTGACCTTTATTTTTCCGTGTTTCCCTGATTAACTGTGCTTAGCTATCTTTTATCCCCTTCTCTGCCATGTTTGAGTTCTGTTTGTATTGTCCTCCCACGCAAATCCAGCTGTGCAGTCTTCATCCATCTGAAAACCTAACCTGGCTAGGAGCTTTAGAATGAGCTAATTTAAAGTCAGTTCTAGATCCCTATTCGGCCGTATTTCTTATCTGGAGCAGAAGCAACTCTTTCCATTCAACTTTCTCATCTTCTCACTGAAAAATCATAGGTAGCCAGAAtgttcactttttaaaaaatttgtttgCCCGCTTCTTCTGATCTAAGAGGGAACCTGACACCTTAAGGAACAAATTCTTTCCTTGCATTCTCTTCTTTACTCCatgcctttcctttttcatatcctttcccttttgctttctcttcaagCTGTTTTTATCCCACTAAAGGTATTTCTTGCTTATCATGTCTCTTTCTCCTACTCCAATCTTATGATGCCATAAATAGTGAAAAACTGCAAGTTTCACCTTTCCTGTAATTCCCGCCTCATAGAAACATCAAGGTCTATGTGGACTGTACAATTTTACTGGCACTCCTAAGTGCCCACTTTGTTTTAGACTTTTGTTCAGTTTTAGTAGTTTGTGGCAGATCTCAGGTGCTAATACAGGAAgacaattttttattattattttgccttttaaaattgaTTGATACCTGAGtgtcaaataattttctgcacAAATTGGACTGCAGAGGTAGTACTATATAACTTGTACTGCTGTGGTAATGTACAGCTGATGCTGCAAAAGCTAACCTATGCAAAACTATGTGTTGAAATAGTTCCTGCTCTCACAAGTTTTTGTCTGTCAGATACGCTATACATGGAGCTGAACACTATGAAACAAACCTCCATCAGCTTAAATTCAATTTATAATTGTGTATGTTTTTCTGcatcttcttccttctgtttttttaatgtggatataggaaaaaaatgtgatacCATTCTCCTTGTGTTCACATTTAGATAGTTACTTAGTATTTGTTCTCCAAAAGATACATTTTCAGACAATAATGTGTCTACCAAAATCATaccctgcttttccttttgacaATTATGTAGATATTCTTGTCAacctttaaattaaattaatattagaACTTTTTCATTGAGAGCGTCCAGTAACAAAGTTTGTAGTTCAGAAACATTTGAGTGTTGTTGCATATTACCTTTCTGTATTCATAACTGAGATGAATATCCTAGTTACAAAGCTGGCCCCTACCAATGCTTgcacattttgcttttcagcGAACTTTTATTGTTGAATTTGTGTTCACTTCACTTTTAAATGCAGTCTCATCTTCTTAGCTTTGTCTTCCTATATCTTACCACCATTTAACTTTGGAAAGCATTGATTATCATTCAAGCAGCATATGCGCTcatattttcagtgtatttttgttAACAACTAAACTTAGTGACTGCAGGAATGATGAAATTTTCTCTTaccctttttaaaagaataatttgaatTAATTCTTTCATAGAAATCCCCCTTTgatatttttctcaaataatGAATGGTAATTCCGTAATTTAGACTCATGGCCTGGTGCAGGAGTCAAATCTGTCTGCAGTTCTGTGTTCATGTTTTGTATGTCAAGTTCGTTGCAAACttagtaaaatatttaactaTATTCAAATATCTTAAAGGTATATGATCATTGCTTGATTGTAGGGAAGAAAAGTGCCTGGAAACTGAATAGTCTAGTAAGGAATCATTTTTATGTATTATTGGTTTTGGGAAGTGATCCCAGGTCTGTTCAAGAATGTTAATTATCCAGAGTGGCCACCTCACGCCCTCAGTCATGAGCTTTGTAGAGAACAATATTTGTCATTCTCATGCAGTTTCATTAACCAGTCTGGAATGAAGACAGACTTGTGTTGTGTCCTTGGAGGAATGTAGTCCCACCACCCTAATCTGTCACTGCAGTGCTTCTCAAAGGAAAAGGTCAGAGCTGTTGGAAGAAGGGGCTAGAGAAGTATCCTTTACTTAGCTGAACTCATTTGGTTTCTGCTTTGTAACATAATCAGCTATTTAAGATTATTTACAagttttagcttttcttttgcagggcatgaaaaagaataaaaatgatgcaaaaaaaaatggGGCCTCTGAAGCTAGCTGCCCTAAATGGACTGGCATTGACTAGAATGCCTCTGCCAGATGAGGGGAAGGAAGAGTCAACAAGAGCAACAAATGATGAACGAGTATGTTGaagttttttaatgtttgattTACACTagcaatttttcaaaattacattaTTATGAATGATATCTTTTATTGACTTTAAAATGCTTCATATTAAGGCAACTCAAATGCTGAGaatagaaacaaagaaaaatatttctgactgACAAGTCATTGCTAGAAATATTGTGCGTaactcagatttttctttagGGTGACAGTGATTCAACTATAGTTTACCCTTTGAACATACAGGAAGCTAATTAACTAGTATGTGCTGATACATTTTTATGCAActcttcctattttctttcttaatttggGGTTTTCCAGAGTGAAAAGGTGTGAAACCTACAATTCTGAGTGTGAGATTGATTTTAGTCATAATTATTAGTAATTTATATGGTGTTTAGAGTAGGTTTTGCAGTTAAATTGCATCCCCAGAGTAAAACTTGTGCAGATTGTATTTATCTGTTTTCTTCAGGTGGAGCCTATAAAATGTAGATGGAACTTGTTTGGTCTGCTGAAATTTTAATCTCAGTAAAAGATGTCAGATCAATGAGAGGACATCAGGTTGTAGAATTTGAGGATCATTCTTTGAGAAATGTAAGACTCCATTGGCTTGTGTCAGGATAAAAAACATCAGTAAATCTGCTTCAGCCTGTTGAATGTATCATTAAAGAAGTGCAGGAAAGTGAAATACAGTCAATATTCAGGCTGTGATGGGCTACGAAGAACAGTGCTGCCATCACACATCTGACCAGAACAACTAGATAAACCAAATTCTACAGTGATTATTGCCCATTCTGCAACCAGTGGTCTCTTTAGAATCCGATTCTGAGCGTGGCTGGGCATCCTCAGCTGCAGACCCTCTCTAGCTCGATTTTGTTGCTAGTCACTAGAGATCTAATCTAGGGATTCGAACCTGAAGGAATAGTCCTGCTCTCACCTGCTGCAGTTTAAATGCACAGgccaagaaaattaattgcaaGTCACTCAGTAAAAATTGGGTTGAACTACATGTACATTGCTTAAGATGCTAAgggacaaaaattaaaattgtattaCTGAAATACAGGTTTAGTACCTGTGTCGGTTATTTCCTCTTACCTAGAGCCATCATCTCTTTCTGGCTTGACCTTTACTGGATTCAGCTGTGTTTGTATCCAGCTAGCTCTGCCCAAAGCATTGTGACAAAGAGGAAACCATAAGTCAAGTTATGAAAAAGTCATACTTTTCAGAGTCACTACACTTTCTCTTCAGGCAGTCACATAGAGGTAGAATAAATACCATGAAATGGGAGTAGTTCCTGAAACAGGTGAGAAGACGCAATGCAAAGTACAACTGTGACATAAAAGGAAGTCCAGAGTGCAGACACTTTAGAAGATTAATTTAGTGTTGATTCAGTGCCTGTTTCGTTGCTCAGCTTATGTTATCAGTTTAAATATGTGAATTTAGCCTAAAGATAATAAAGGAGTTTGTACAGTTGATGTATTGGTGTGCAAATTGCATATGATGGAAGTTTACACCTTCCTCTGCAACATTTGGCATACTTACTTGATAAAAGACACTTCTATGACCTGATACCACAGCACAGTTGCTGTAAGAATCTGGGGGCATGTGACATAGATGAAATTTTCTGGCTGACATCCTACATATTATTCCTCTAATTATTGTTGGCAAAGAGATGCAGAAATTCCAGAAGCGTCTTATGATTTAGAAACAACTTGGTTTCAAAAGGGtaaaggggaggggggagcagtttattaaatgaaaaacattgaATTATACTATTAGAAAAATTCTAATATTCAGGTTTATACCTGAACTGCAGCAACAGATTCTAAGGCAGCTTTCCTGCTGAAAGCAAAGTTTAGTTTTTCTCCATCCAAACTATTaagtttgtgggtttttttattattattttgaggGGCTTTTATTATTGTAAGGTTAAAGGAGACCTTTCAAATGATGTCACCTAGCATGCTGTATGGAGCAGGTGGATCAAAGGTATTTGAGGCAATATGCAGTATGCAGTATGGCACAGCTGTCTGCTTGGccagttttttcccctcagctgggctgtcTTTACAGAAACTATGAActaatttttcctttacaaGCAGTATCCACATAGGTCTTTGTGACCTAATGAAGTCTAACAGGCTGCTTAGTTTTCACTTGAACAAAATTCCTCCTGGTTAGGTTTGCCTCTAATTTATTCTGGTATGTTTGTGGAAACATTAATATctggaaaagcactgaaaaagtatgtaggagaagaaaatacatacattttatcCTTCATGAATTCTCTGTTAAAATAGACTCACCTTAGGATGTGACCTTGTATGGTTATCTGTGTTCTTTCAGTGCAAGATTCTGGAACAGCGGTTGGAGCAGGGGATGGTGTTCACGGAGTACGAGCGCATTCACAAGAAAAGGCTGATGGATGGTGAGTGCTCAGTAGCTCGGCTGCCTGAAAACGCCGAGAGAAACCGGTTCCAGGACGTCCTTCCTTATGATGATACCAGAGTAGAGCTGGTCCCAACCAAAGAAAATAACACGGGTTACATCAATGCATCTCATATCAAGGTGAGAGCAATACTCTCGGAGAGATTTCCCAGTTTGTGTGGTAACTAAAAGTGCGTTTGGCTATCAATTTTGGTTTGGTAAGATGAGTGATAATCCCTcaatctttctctctctctttcccttcttctccagAAGTTTCTTCAGGGAAAGCAGGAACCTGTTTTCCTAATCATGTAGAATAATGGAGGGTTAATTATTGGAGGGATCTTCTGCAGTTTGCTTCTGTGTTGATCTGTGTCCTTTCTGTGTTGTCTCTCTGGGGATTGCTGCTAACAGAAGGCATGCCCATTCTTCCCAGAGCTAAGGAGGCAAATAGGTTTAAAACAAACTGGGATCCTCTGCAATGGATGTGATATTTTTGAGCTGCAGTGACAGTCAattgcttcttctttttctgtactCTCAGACTGTGTCCGCAATGGGCAGTGAGCAATCTCCCAGCTTAATCTTTTTTTGATGGTTAGAGGAActgccagagccaggcagtTGAAAACTGACTTTTTCAAAACCACCAGTTGCCTTCTTTCCCCATCCTTAACTCTTTAAGTTCTGTTTAAAAGTGAAGAATTTGAAGGGTGACCTCAAGAACTTTCAAGGCGGTTAATTCATTTTTCAATACATTGACCTGCCTTAAGTGCAACTACAGTTGGCTTCATGCTTTCTCTGAAAAGAGTTGAGATTGTCAAAGCAGCACTCGTAGTagttttgctgtctttttttaataaagctgTTTGTACACCGACATGGCATCGTAGTTTCTCTGCTTCATTCACGAATGTTGACTGAATCTTCTGACCCTTCTCAAAcaagataatattttttcaggaaataagaACTAGTACTGTAATAATAGTTACAGCACCAGAGTATGAAAGCGTCTCTAAACCTGAATTTGCTACAATACCTTAAATtcacaaaagagaaatacaatttcattttctcagttttacatGGTGCTTAtgatataaaatacatttatttagcTATGAGCCTATACAATTTTGTCTCTTCTGCATCTAATGTGACAAGATGCAGCTAAAAAATGGGGCAGATAAAACTCACAATGGGCGCTTACTTCTGTGGTGTTGCtgccttttttcattttgtgtgtcTTCAAATGGCTGACTTTAGAATTGGGGAAAGGGTTTTAATAATTACTCATctaatgtctttctttttacaGATCTCTGTTGGAGGCATAGAGTGGGATTACATTGCCACGCAGGGCCCTTTGCAGAATACATGTCAGGATTTCTGGCAGATGATCTGGGAACAAGGGATTGCGATCATAGCTATGGTGACGGCAGAGGAAGTGAGTAGAAATTGAGTCAGGTTTCTCCCAGAAATTccacaatgattttttttataatctgTTAGAGGATCTTTGCTCCAACAAATAGACCGATCAAAGATAAGTTTCTAATGACCCCTTTCTGTCTTGATTTCTTtggcagagaaataaatttgcAAACTCTTTCTGCTGGAAAGTTGGTTTTCTCAGTAAGAGGCCGTAACACTCTAGTACTACTTAACAGAGGAGAGATACAGTTGTTACTACAGGAGCTTTAAGCTGTATGGATGTTCTTAGGTTTCTTGTTAAGCAAGTGTTTTACTTTTAAGGaaagtgggagagaaaaaagcttCAGATACTGGCCACGTCTTGGTTCAAGACACAACACTGTGACATATGGAAGATTTAAGATTACCACGCGATTCCGTACTGACT encodes:
- the PTPN21 gene encoding LOW QUALITY PROTEIN: tyrosine-protein phosphatase non-receptor type 21 (The sequence of the model RefSeq protein was modified relative to this genomic sequence to represent the inferred CDS: deleted 1 base in 1 codon), with amino-acid sequence MPLPFGLKLKRTRRYTVSSKSCLVARIQLLNNEFVEFTLSVESTGQESLEAVAQRLELREITYFSLWYYNKQNQRRWVDLDKPLKKQLDKYALEPTVYFGVVFYVPTVSQLQQEITRYQYYLQLKKDILEGNIPCTLEQAIHLAGLAVQADFGDYDQYESQEFLQRFALFPVGWLQEEKILEEATQKVALLHQKYRGLTPPDAEMLYMQEVERMEGYGEETYPAKDSQGSDIFIGACLDGIFVKHKNGRPPVVFRWHDIANMSHNKSFFALELANKEETIQFQTEDMETAKYVWRMCVARHKFYRLNKCSLQTQPVTVNPVRRRSASRMSMPKPQPYMMPPPPQLHYNGHYTEPYASSQDNLFVSNQNGYYCHSQTSLDRTPHDYSGRIRNGSVYSAHSTNSLNNPQHYLQPSPMSSNPSITGSDVLRTDYVPSHRHSALIPPSYRPTPDYETVMRQLNRGMVHTDRQSHSMRNLNISNSYAYSRPDALVYSQPEIREHAHFAAPQSNHYPFNLNYSFHSQSPYPYPAEKRPVVGAVSVPELTNVQLQAQDYPAPNIMKTQVYRPPPPYPYPRPANSTPDLSRHIYISSSNPDLITRRVHHSVQTFQEDSLPVAHSLQEVSEPLTSARHAQLQKRNSIEIAGLTPSFEGIRIKERTMSASAADVALPRVISEGSQPNILLERTKQKEGEQEECVNCDHKKTLSDATMLIHSSEEEEEFEEENKASTSLSPLPEDQTQLSSVMGGYSHDSVLNYPYSSVASSAGPLHILEPKLHITEAEKRMKDMSPVHLLVESQVQRRGEGLLTPSMSESDLTTSGRYRVRKDSVKKRPVSDLLSGKKNIVEGLPPLGGMKKNKNDAKKMGPLKLAALNGLALTRMPLPDEGKEESTRATNDERCKILEQRLEQGMVFTEYERIHKKRLMDGECSVARLPENAERNRFQDVLPYDDTRVELVPTKENNTGYINASHIKISVGGIEWDYIATQGPLQNTCQDFWQMIWEQGIAIIAMVTAEEESGREKSFRYWPRLGSRHNTVTYGRFKITTRFRTDSGCYATTGLKIKHLLTGQERTVWHLQYTDWPEHGCPEDLKGFLSYLEEIQSVRRHTNSTADPKSSNPPVLVHCSAGVGRTGVVILAEIMIACLEHNEMLDIPRVLDMLRQQRMMMVQTLSQYTFVYGVLIQFLKSSRLI